The following are encoded in a window of Mustela nigripes isolate SB6536 chromosome 1, MUSNIG.SB6536, whole genome shotgun sequence genomic DNA:
- the LOC132021232 gene encoding olfactory receptor 8J2-like, producing MASENLTQVTEFILIGVSDRPDLQIPLFFVFLLIYGLTMAGNLGIITLTSVDSQLQTPMYFFLRHLAIINLGDSTVIAPKMLVNFLVTKKTISYYGCAAQLGGFLVFIIGETFMLATMAYDRYVAICKPLLYMVVVSPQICLLLVSLTYLYSLTTALTVSSSVFSMSYCSSNVINHFYCDTVPLLALSCSDTYIPETIVFTSAGTNLFFSISIVLTSYFNIVLAILRIHSSEGRRKAFSTCASHMMAVTVFYGTLFFMYLQPRSNLSLRTDKMTSVFYTLVIPMLNPLIYSLRNKDVKDALKRLLNNPWQASKLM from the coding sequence atggcCTCAGAAAATCTCACCCAGGTGACTGAGTTCATTCTCATAGGAGTCTCAGATCGCCCAGACCTCCAGATTCcactcttctttgttttcctgctgATCTATGGGCTGACCATGGCAGGGAACCTGGGCATCATCACCCTCACCAGTGTTGACTCTCAGCTCCAAacgcccatgtacttcttcctcaggCACTTGGCTATCATCAATCTTGGTGATTCTACTGTCATTGCCCCCAAAATGCTGGTAAACTTCTTGGTTACAAAGAAAACCATATCCTACTATGGATGTGCAGCCCAGCTGGGTGGGTTCCTAGTTTTCATTATTGGTGAGACTTTCATGCTGGCTACAATGGcttatgaccgctatgtggctaTTTGCAAGCCCCTGCTCTACATGGTGGTGGTCTCTCCACAGATATGCTTACTGCTGGTGTCCCTCACTTACCTCTACAGTCTGACCACAGCACTGACTGTCTCCTCCAGTGTATTCTCCATGTCATACTGTTCTTCCAATGTCATCAACCATTTTTATTGTGATACTGTCCCTTTGTTGGCATTGTCCTGTTCTGATACCTACATCCCAGAAACAATAGTGTTTACCTCTGCAGGGACCaacttatttttctctataaGTATTGTTCTAACATCGTACTTCAACATTGTCCTTGCCATTTTGAGGATCCATTCTTCAGAGGGCCGACGAAAAGCCTTTTCCACCTGTGCCTCTCACATGATGGCTGTCACTGTGTTCTATGGGACccttttcttcatgtatttgcaGCCAAGGTCCAACCTCTCCTTACGTACTGATAAAATGACCTCTGTCTTCTATACCCTGGTGATACCAATGCTGAATCCCCTCATCTACAGCCTAAGGAATAAAGATGTAAAGGATGCTTTGAAGAGATTGCTAAATAACCCGTGGCAGGCTTCCAAATTGATGTAA